CTGATCAGCGAGACCACCCGGAACGGCCCGGCCTGGATCTCGACCTGGGCGGCGACATCGCCGAGCACGACGTCGGTGACGATGCCGGGGAAGCGGTTCCGGGCCGACGACGGCCGGCCCTCGGCCTCGGCGTTCTCGGGCCTGGCGAGTTCGCGGGCGAACGCGGCGAGCCGGTCGCCGGGGATGATCCGGTGGCCGTGGTCGTCGCGGGTGGCGGCGAGCCGCCCGGCGTCGACCCAGCGGCGCATGGTGTCGGCGCTGACGCCCAGCATCGCGGCGGCCTCGCCGATGCGGTAGGGGTGGACCGGCCGGTCGGGCTGGGCCATGGGGCTCTCCTGGCGTGTGGTTCGAGCGGTGCACCGGTACGGGCGCCTGCCGCGCACCGGGATGTCCGCCGCCATCCTGCCCTACCCGACCGCGCCCGGGCGAAGCGGAACCCGCCCGCACCGTCCGAACCCCACGGCGAACTCCCGCGGCACGCCGCCCGGGCCGGCGTCGGATGCCCGGCGACACGGCAACGACGCCCCCGGTGAGCACGGTGGCGGGCGCCCGGGCCGCGGGTCAGGCGCCGCCGAAGAGGTCGCGGCGGACGGCGTCGCCGGCGGTGAGGACGGCGCCGGCGAGGACGGCGCCGCCGCCGGCGGTGCCGGCGCGGACCTCGGTGCGGAGCGGGACGAGGCGGGCGATCTCGCGTTCGACGCGGCTCGCCAGTCGCGGGCCGCCGGCCCGGCCGATCTCGCCGCCGAGCACCACGCAGCCGGGGTCGAGCACCACGCAGACGGAGGCCGCGCCGAGCGCGATCCGCCGGGCGTAGGCGTCGAGGAAGGTGTCGGCCTCCGGTCCGCCGTCGGCCGCGGCGCGGCGCAGCACCTCCTCGCCGAGGGGCGCGCTGACGGGCAGTTCGGCCGGGTCGGGGACGGGCAGGCCGTGCTCGCGGGCGAGGTCGCAGACGGCGGCGGAGGAGACCAGGGTGTGGAAGCCGCCTGAGGCGCAGCCGCCGTCGCCGCTCGGCAGTCCGGAGCCGTACACCGGGAGGTAGCCGATCTCGCCGGTGCCGCCGGTGGCGCCGCGCCTGAGCCGGCCGTCGAGGACGACGGCGGCGCCGACGCCGTGGCTGAGCCAGATCAGGACGAAGGTGTCGCGGTCCCGGGCGGCGCCGATCCGGTGTTCGGCGATGCCGGCGAGGTTGACCTCGTTGTCGACGATCACC
This genomic window from Streptomyces sp. TLI_235 contains:
- a CDS encoding molybdopterin-binding protein; translated protein: MAQPDRPVHPYRIGEAAAMLGVSADTMRRWVDAGRLAATRDDHGHRIIPGDRLAAFARELARPENAEAEGRPSSARNRFPGIVTDVVLGDVAAQVEIQAGPFRVVSLISRESAEELALVPGAPATAVIKSTNVVVERR
- a CDS encoding putative NBD/HSP70 family sugar kinase, which gives rise to MTTARTATPSTARAINDRLALDLLLESGPLTATELRGLTGLSRPTVADLLDRLQRAGLVAVVGESGEQRRGPNARLYALVADRAFLAGLDVRTTGVDLVVADLTGRTRATATATVAGGDEQLAERTLDALGRAAREAGAELLHTVAIGAPGLFDPATGEHQNSGALSRRQTELISALRADPHTEVIVDNEVNLAGIAEHRIGAARDRDTFVLIWLSHGVGAAVVLDGRLRRGATGGTGEIGYLPVYGSGLPSGDGGCASGGFHTLVSSAAVCDLAREHGLPVPDPAELPVSAPLGEEVLRRAAADGGPEADTFLDAYARRIALGAASVCVVLDPGCVVLGGEIGRAGGPRLASRVEREIARLVPLRTEVRAGTAGGGAVLAGAVLTAGDAVRRDLFGGA